A region from the Ptychodera flava strain L36383 chromosome 12, AS_Pfla_20210202, whole genome shotgun sequence genome encodes:
- the LOC139145305 gene encoding mediator of RNA polymerase II transcription subunit 15-like isoform X32, with protein MFYPYYYSKKEAEGKARQQAAAAAAAAAAASAQDPMSALQGLTAMAQQQSRPQQQPMPPASVPAPTQQLQQMAQQQLQQQQQQQYQQQQQLRMAQQAQMQAQQRQQMQQHPLQTQPPRAAILQQMQHQQQQQQNLQQKVVPPMATVQGNMSAMPPQQQPIGPPQQHVPQPMPPQRPMPGQQPPPQPPTVSQAVVSPAMSVVSQQRSPAPGALQHQHQQQQPPPHPQANQQQAPQPPHSSQPMASPASYMQPSPSQPHSISQPLASPASYMQPSPSQPHHISQSLQSPASYLQPSPSPQPPSHGSGSGTGAGGTTTSAVPSPAQASSASSSVRTPAAVQSPGSALNTPGNPSSVGASPSPSQATGRNPADDQAYIEKWKQLAKYIDPLTRMINKVSKDEDRKNELNKMKNLLDILQDPNRRMPIHTLLKCEQVLEKLELQIRPSTSTSTTSTTLATDKQSKQPHQQHMCQPLLDAILQHIKSPMLNHTLQRTFGPAMQAIHGTPISYPTPPAKRMKVEKEESSIPHVVQGEVARLNYKFKVNLDPAHHTGSKAIHLICKLDDKYLPSVPPISITLPENYPQSSPQCEPNSPEYGATPFLQSVQRTLTSQLLRMPDRYSLSQVLDAWEMSVRQACAS; from the exons CCCAAGACCCAATGAGTGCACTGCAGGGACTGACTGCCATGGCACAGCAGCAAAGCCGACCGCAACAGCAGCCCATGCCGCCTGCCTCTGTTCCAGCCCCAACGCAGCAACTGCAGCAGATGGCACAGCAGCAActgcagcagcagcaacagcagcagTACCAGCAACAGCAGCAACTTCGAATGGCCCAACAAG CTCAAATGCAGGCCCAGCAGAGACAGCAAATGCAGCAACACCCTCTCCAAACCCAGCCACCGAGGGCAGCAATACTTCAACAGATGCAGCaccaacaacagcaacaacagaaTCTCCAACAAAAAGTTGTT CCCCCAATGGCGACCGTCCAGGGCAACATGTCAGCCATGCCACCCCAGCAGCAACCAATAGGTCCACCTCAACAGCATGTTCCACAGCCCATGCCACCACAGAGACCCATGCCAGGCCAACAACCTCCACCACAG CCACCGACTGTTAGCCAAGCTGTTGTATCGCCAGCGATGTCTGTTGTGTCCCAGCAGCGGTCCCCTGCACCAGGTGCTCTACAACACCAACATCAACAGCAGCAACCTCCTCCCCATCCTCAGGCAAATCAACAACAGGCTCCACAGCCCCCTCACAG TTCCCAACCTATGGCATCTCCTGCTAGTTACATGCAGCCTTCTCCAAGCCAGCCACATAGCAT tTCTCAACCTCTGGCATCACCAGCAAGTTACATGCAGCCTTCACCCAGCCAACCACATCACAT TTCTCAGTCTCTGCAGTCGCCGGCGAGTTATCTCCAACCCTCCCCTTCTCCTCAACCTCCCTCCCATGGCAGTGGTAGCGGCACTGGTGCCGGTGGTACAACAACCAGTGCTGTGCCATCTCCAGCTCAGGCATCCTCGGCATCAAGTTCAGTGAGAACACCTGCTGCAGTGCAGTCACCTGGCAGTGCTCTGAACACACCTG GGAATCCTAGTTCAGTTGGTGCTTCACCGAGCCCTAGCCAGGCAACAGGCAGAAATCCAGCAGATGACCAGGCCTACATAGAGAAATGGAAGCAACTGGCAAAGTACATCGACCCACTAACCAGAATGATCAATAAAGTCAGCAAGGATGAAG ACCGCAAGAATGAACTGAATAAAATGAAGAATCTGCTTGATATTTTACAAGATCCTAACAGAAGGATGCCAATACATACATTATTGAAATGTGAACAGGTGCTAGAGAAATTAGAGTTACAGATCAGACCG TCAACGAGTACATCCACTACGTCAACAACTCTTGCCACAGACAAACAGAGCAAACAACCACATCAACAACACATGTGTCAGCCTCTACTGGATGCCATACTACAACACATCAAATCACCCATGCTGAACCACACACTACAGAGAACATTTGGTCCCGCTATGCAGGCTATACACGGAACTCCCATTAG TTATCCAACTCCCCCAGCAAAACGTATGAAAGTAGAGAAGGAGGAGTCCAGTATACCTCATGTTGTACAGGGAGAAGTTGCCAGACTCAACTACAAGTTCAAAGTCAATCTGGACCCAGCTCATCACACAGGCAGTAAAGCTATTcatttgatatgtaaattag ATGACAAGTATTTACCGAGTGTCCCACCTATAAGTATCACTCTTCCAGAGAACTACCCACAGTCAAGTCCTCAGTGTGAACCCAACTCACCAGAATATG gTGCTACACCATTCCTCCAGTCAGTTCAAAGGACATTGACCTCTCAGTTACTGAGAATGCCGGATAGATACTCATTATCTCAAGTGTTAGATGCATGGGAGATGAGTGTCAGGCAAGCGTGTGCTTCATAA
- the LOC139145305 gene encoding mediator of RNA polymerase II transcription subunit 15-like isoform X36 translates to MNYQVTLTQDPMSALQGLTAMAQQQSRPQQQPMPPASVPAPTQQLQQMAQQQLQQQQQQQYQQQQQLRMAQQAQMQAQQRQQMQQHPLQTQPPRAAILQQMQHQQQQQQNLQQKVVPPMATVQGNMSAMPPQQQPIGPPQQHVPQPMPPQRPMPGQQPPPQQPPTVSQAVVSPAMSVVSQQRSPAPGALQHQHQQQQPPPHPQANQQQAPQPPHSSQPMASPASYMQPSPSQPHSISQPLASPASYMQPSPSQPHHISQSLQSPASYLQPSPSPQPPSHGSGSGTGAGGTTTSAVPSPAQASSASSSVRTPAAVQSPGSALNTPGNPSSVGASPSPSQATGRNPADDQAYIEKWKQLAKYIDPLTRMINKVSKDEDRKNELNKMKNLLDILQDPNRRMPIHTLLKCEQVLEKLELQIRPSTSTSTTSTTLATDKQSKQPHQQHMCQPLLDAILQHIKSPMLNHTLQRTFGPAMQAIHGTPISYPTPPAKRMKVEKEESSIPHVVQGEVARLNYKFKVNLDPAHHTGSKAIHLICKLDDKYLPSVPPISITLPENYPQSSPQCEPNSPEYGATPFLQSVQRTLTSQLLRMPDRYSLSQVLDAWEMSVRQACAS, encoded by the exons CCCAAGACCCAATGAGTGCACTGCAGGGACTGACTGCCATGGCACAGCAGCAAAGCCGACCGCAACAGCAGCCCATGCCGCCTGCCTCTGTTCCAGCCCCAACGCAGCAACTGCAGCAGATGGCACAGCAGCAActgcagcagcagcaacagcagcagTACCAGCAACAGCAGCAACTTCGAATGGCCCAACAAG CTCAAATGCAGGCCCAGCAGAGACAGCAAATGCAGCAACACCCTCTCCAAACCCAGCCACCGAGGGCAGCAATACTTCAACAGATGCAGCaccaacaacagcaacaacagaaTCTCCAACAAAAAGTTGTT CCCCCAATGGCGACCGTCCAGGGCAACATGTCAGCCATGCCACCCCAGCAGCAACCAATAGGTCCACCTCAACAGCATGTTCCACAGCCCATGCCACCACAGAGACCCATGCCAGGCCAACAACCTCCACCACAG CAGCCACCGACTGTTAGCCAAGCTGTTGTATCGCCAGCGATGTCTGTTGTGTCCCAGCAGCGGTCCCCTGCACCAGGTGCTCTACAACACCAACATCAACAGCAGCAACCTCCTCCCCATCCTCAGGCAAATCAACAACAGGCTCCACAGCCCCCTCACAG TTCCCAACCTATGGCATCTCCTGCTAGTTACATGCAGCCTTCTCCAAGCCAGCCACATAGCAT tTCTCAACCTCTGGCATCACCAGCAAGTTACATGCAGCCTTCACCCAGCCAACCACATCACAT TTCTCAGTCTCTGCAGTCGCCGGCGAGTTATCTCCAACCCTCCCCTTCTCCTCAACCTCCCTCCCATGGCAGTGGTAGCGGCACTGGTGCCGGTGGTACAACAACCAGTGCTGTGCCATCTCCAGCTCAGGCATCCTCGGCATCAAGTTCAGTGAGAACACCTGCTGCAGTGCAGTCACCTGGCAGTGCTCTGAACACACCTG GGAATCCTAGTTCAGTTGGTGCTTCACCGAGCCCTAGCCAGGCAACAGGCAGAAATCCAGCAGATGACCAGGCCTACATAGAGAAATGGAAGCAACTGGCAAAGTACATCGACCCACTAACCAGAATGATCAATAAAGTCAGCAAGGATGAAG ACCGCAAGAATGAACTGAATAAAATGAAGAATCTGCTTGATATTTTACAAGATCCTAACAGAAGGATGCCAATACATACATTATTGAAATGTGAACAGGTGCTAGAGAAATTAGAGTTACAGATCAGACCG TCAACGAGTACATCCACTACGTCAACAACTCTTGCCACAGACAAACAGAGCAAACAACCACATCAACAACACATGTGTCAGCCTCTACTGGATGCCATACTACAACACATCAAATCACCCATGCTGAACCACACACTACAGAGAACATTTGGTCCCGCTATGCAGGCTATACACGGAACTCCCATTAG TTATCCAACTCCCCCAGCAAAACGTATGAAAGTAGAGAAGGAGGAGTCCAGTATACCTCATGTTGTACAGGGAGAAGTTGCCAGACTCAACTACAAGTTCAAAGTCAATCTGGACCCAGCTCATCACACAGGCAGTAAAGCTATTcatttgatatgtaaattag ATGACAAGTATTTACCGAGTGTCCCACCTATAAGTATCACTCTTCCAGAGAACTACCCACAGTCAAGTCCTCAGTGTGAACCCAACTCACCAGAATATG gTGCTACACCATTCCTCCAGTCAGTTCAAAGGACATTGACCTCTCAGTTACTGAGAATGCCGGATAGATACTCATTATCTCAAGTGTTAGATGCATGGGAGATGAGTGTCAGGCAAGCGTGTGCTTCATAA
- the LOC139145305 gene encoding mediator of RNA polymerase II transcription subunit 15-like isoform X35: MFYPYYYSKKEAEGKARQQAAAAAAAAAAASAQDPMSALQGLTAMAQQQSRPQQQPMPPASVPAPTQQLQQMAQQQLQQQQQQQYQQQQQLRMAQQAQMQAQQRQQMQQHPLQTQPPRAAILQQMQHQQQQQQNLQQKVVPPMATVQGNMSAMPPQQQPIGPPQQHVPQPMPPQRPMPGQQPPPQQPPTVSQAVVSPAMSVVSQQRSPAPGALQHQHQQQQPPPHPQANQQQAPQPPHSSQPMASPASYMQPSPSQPHSISQSLQSPASYLQPSPSPQPPSHGSGSGTGAGGTTTSAVPSPAQASSASSSVRTPAAVQSPGSALNTPGNPSSVGASPSPSQATGRNPADDQAYIEKWKQLAKYIDPLTRMINKVSKDEDRKNELNKMKNLLDILQDPNRRMPIHTLLKCEQVLEKLELQIRPSTSTSTTSTTLATDKQSKQPHQQHMCQPLLDAILQHIKSPMLNHTLQRTFGPAMQAIHGTPISYPTPPAKRMKVEKEESSIPHVVQGEVARLNYKFKVNLDPAHHTGSKAIHLICKLDDKYLPSVPPISITLPENYPQSSPQCEPNSPEYGATPFLQSVQRTLTSQLLRMPDRYSLSQVLDAWEMSVRQACAS; this comes from the exons CCCAAGACCCAATGAGTGCACTGCAGGGACTGACTGCCATGGCACAGCAGCAAAGCCGACCGCAACAGCAGCCCATGCCGCCTGCCTCTGTTCCAGCCCCAACGCAGCAACTGCAGCAGATGGCACAGCAGCAActgcagcagcagcaacagcagcagTACCAGCAACAGCAGCAACTTCGAATGGCCCAACAAG CTCAAATGCAGGCCCAGCAGAGACAGCAAATGCAGCAACACCCTCTCCAAACCCAGCCACCGAGGGCAGCAATACTTCAACAGATGCAGCaccaacaacagcaacaacagaaTCTCCAACAAAAAGTTGTT CCCCCAATGGCGACCGTCCAGGGCAACATGTCAGCCATGCCACCCCAGCAGCAACCAATAGGTCCACCTCAACAGCATGTTCCACAGCCCATGCCACCACAGAGACCCATGCCAGGCCAACAACCTCCACCACAG CAGCCACCGACTGTTAGCCAAGCTGTTGTATCGCCAGCGATGTCTGTTGTGTCCCAGCAGCGGTCCCCTGCACCAGGTGCTCTACAACACCAACATCAACAGCAGCAACCTCCTCCCCATCCTCAGGCAAATCAACAACAGGCTCCACAGCCCCCTCACAG TTCCCAACCTATGGCATCTCCTGCTAGTTACATGCAGCCTTCTCCAAGCCAGCCACATAGCAT TTCTCAGTCTCTGCAGTCGCCGGCGAGTTATCTCCAACCCTCCCCTTCTCCTCAACCTCCCTCCCATGGCAGTGGTAGCGGCACTGGTGCCGGTGGTACAACAACCAGTGCTGTGCCATCTCCAGCTCAGGCATCCTCGGCATCAAGTTCAGTGAGAACACCTGCTGCAGTGCAGTCACCTGGCAGTGCTCTGAACACACCTG GGAATCCTAGTTCAGTTGGTGCTTCACCGAGCCCTAGCCAGGCAACAGGCAGAAATCCAGCAGATGACCAGGCCTACATAGAGAAATGGAAGCAACTGGCAAAGTACATCGACCCACTAACCAGAATGATCAATAAAGTCAGCAAGGATGAAG ACCGCAAGAATGAACTGAATAAAATGAAGAATCTGCTTGATATTTTACAAGATCCTAACAGAAGGATGCCAATACATACATTATTGAAATGTGAACAGGTGCTAGAGAAATTAGAGTTACAGATCAGACCG TCAACGAGTACATCCACTACGTCAACAACTCTTGCCACAGACAAACAGAGCAAACAACCACATCAACAACACATGTGTCAGCCTCTACTGGATGCCATACTACAACACATCAAATCACCCATGCTGAACCACACACTACAGAGAACATTTGGTCCCGCTATGCAGGCTATACACGGAACTCCCATTAG TTATCCAACTCCCCCAGCAAAACGTATGAAAGTAGAGAAGGAGGAGTCCAGTATACCTCATGTTGTACAGGGAGAAGTTGCCAGACTCAACTACAAGTTCAAAGTCAATCTGGACCCAGCTCATCACACAGGCAGTAAAGCTATTcatttgatatgtaaattag ATGACAAGTATTTACCGAGTGTCCCACCTATAAGTATCACTCTTCCAGAGAACTACCCACAGTCAAGTCCTCAGTGTGAACCCAACTCACCAGAATATG gTGCTACACCATTCCTCCAGTCAGTTCAAAGGACATTGACCTCTCAGTTACTGAGAATGCCGGATAGATACTCATTATCTCAAGTGTTAGATGCATGGGAGATGAGTGTCAGGCAAGCGTGTGCTTCATAA